Genomic segment of Panicum virgatum strain AP13 chromosome 2K, P.virgatum_v5, whole genome shotgun sequence:
GCCGTCAGCCTCAGTCACAACCCACATGCGCACGGACACGGCCCCCCTCCGCCGCTCTCGGAATCGGGTACGGGATCCAGCGCCCGCGCATCCGCAGCAGGCCCGGACATCGGCATCCTCCAGCCCTCCAgctccccgcgcgcgccccgcccgGCCCATCGGCGCCCGGCGCGCTACCGCCACGGAAGCCCCGTGAATCGCTCGGACGGCAGCGCGGTCCATCGGCCCGCTCCGACGCCAACGACTTCCCCCCTCcggccggtggtggtggtgtcctCTGTCTCCGCTTCGATCCATACCGCTCGCTCCACCCGCCACACCCAGTCACCCACCGCTCGTCGCGACGTCGGCGCCGCGTCCACTTTCCCCAACTCCCACTCCACCCACCACCGCCCTTGCCCAAATAATCCGCTCCGCCGCGATGCTCTCCATCTCCTGCCTCGCCAAGCTCCTCGCCGTCCTGCTCCGGGgcatcctcctccacctccacgccCCGCCGGCCATCCCCTCCTCCGCGCGCCACTTCTTCTCCACCTAGCGCCCCCGGCTGGCCGCGCCGCACTCGCTTCCTCCGATGCGGGGGGCTCTCCAGAGATCTGGCAGCAACAGCCTGGCCTCCCTGCTCCGCGCCGACCCCGCCGCGGACGATGCGGTGGTCGCCGACCCCCGGAAGCGTGGCGAGcgcgatggccgccgccgcgggagcgggagcaccagggggaggaggaggagaaggagctgCCTCAGGCTGCCCCTCGGCGCAGCCGGCGCGTGCCGCGTCTGCGACTGCGACGAGATGGACTCCGCTgcgcccgcggcggccccgcgccggcgcggccccgCGGGAAACGATGCCGAAGGCGAGGAAGACGAGGACCGCGCGCTGCAGTGCTTCTCGTGGAagaagggcgccgccgccgctgccagtgCCGTGCCGTACCCGCACCGGCCGTCGGGAGCTGGCGCCGATGCGGCGGCTCTGGTCGTGAAGGAGGCGGCGTTCCTGGCGGTGCTCCCGGACGACGTGATGGAGATGGTGCTGGGCCGGCTGCCGCTGGTCTCGCTCCTGGCCGCGCGGTGCGTGTGCAGGCGCTGGAGGGACCTCACCGTCGCCCCGCAGTTCCTGCGGATGCGCCGCGAGGAGCAGGGGGGCCCGGACCCTCGCCGGGCGCCGTGGCTGTTCCTATTCGGGGTCGACGGCGACGTCGGGTGGGGCGCCGCGCCTGCCCCGGCCGTGCACGCGCTCGACGTGGCCGCGCACCGGTGGCGCCGCGTCGGGGCGGGCGGGCTCAAGGGGAGGTTTCTGTTctccgtcgccggcgtcggggACGACCTCTACGTCGTCGGCGGCCGGTCCGGTGGCTCGGACGCCGGAGGCAAGGTGAAGACCCACAAGGGGGTCCTGGTGTTCAGCCCTCTCACCGGCTCGTGGCGGAAGGCGGCGCCCATGCGGACCGCGCGGTCGCGGCCGGTGCTGGGGGTGTTCGAGATGTCCGCCACCTGCAGCATTCTCCACGCTCGCGCCGAGAACCATGCCCGGTGGGGCAGGTCCAAGTTTGGAGGCGCATCCGCCGTGTACGAGGACCCGCACCGGCTCTCCCTGAGGCGCCTCCGGCTCAAGGACATGCTGAACGAGGACGCCGACTCCACGGAGCTCGCTTGGTCTCGCGACGCATCCGCCGGACCGGAGGGCGACGCAGGCCAGCCGAGGTTCGCCATCGTCGCCGTCGGCGGGCGCGGGCACTGGGACGAGCCGCTGGTGTCCGGGGAGATATACGATCCCCTGATCGACAAGTGGGTCGAGATCGCCGGGTTCCCCGCCGACGTCGGGCTGGCGTGCTCCGGCGCCGTCTGCGGCCGGATGTTCTACGTGTACTGCGAGTCCGACACGCTCGTCGGCTACCATCTGGACATGGGCTCCTGGGTCGTCGTCCAGACGTCCCGCCCGCTGCCGCGGCTCCGCGACTACGCCCCGACGCTAGCGTGCTGCGCGTCGCGGCTCTTCATGCTCTGCGTGTCGTGGTGCGACGACCGCCGCGGGCCGGTGGACCGGCGGGAGAAAGTGGTGCGGAAGCTGTTCGAGCTCGACCTGGCCTCGCTGCAGTgggccgaggcggcggcacaCCCGGACGCGCCCATGGACCCCAATGCGGCGTACGCCGTCGGCCGGGACAGGATCTACGCCGTGGAGATGTTCAGGATCTTCGGCAAGGTCCTGGATTTCGTGACGGCCTGCCGGGTTTCGGACACGGAGCAGAAGTGGAGCCGGATCGGCCGGGAAAACGCGGCGACGGAGGCCGACGCCATGTCCTGCAGGCTGAAATCCATGGCCGTGCTGCACCTGTAATTGCACTGCTTACGTCTGATTGTTCTTTGTAACATAGTCTGTTTGCACAGATTTGCATGTCTTACAGAACCATGTTGCATTGCTTGTAGACGTCATAGTGGCAATTCATACTCATGTTTTCCCAACTTAATTTATACAGTAGAtgacaagattttttttaaggATATTGAACAGATTCATATTCGGAACATCTATACTGT
This window contains:
- the LOC120686508 gene encoding F-box/kelch-repeat protein At5g42360-like, which codes for MRGALQRSGSNSLASLLRADPAADDAVVADPRKRGERDGRRRGSGSTRGRRRRRSCLRLPLGAAGACRVCDCDEMDSAAPAAAPRRRGPAGNDAEGEEDEDRALQCFSWKKGAAAAASAVPYPHRPSGAGADAAALVVKEAAFLAVLPDDVMEMVLGRLPLVSLLAARCVCRRWRDLTVAPQFLRMRREEQGGPDPRRAPWLFLFGVDGDVGWGAAPAPAVHALDVAAHRWRRVGAGGLKGRFLFSVAGVGDDLYVVGGRSGGSDAGGKVKTHKGVLVFSPLTGSWRKAAPMRTARSRPVLGVFEMSATCSILHARAENHARWGRSKFGGASAVYEDPHRLSLRRLRLKDMLNEDADSTELAWSRDASAGPEGDAGQPRFAIVAVGGRGHWDEPLVSGEIYDPLIDKWVEIAGFPADVGLACSGAVCGRMFYVYCESDTLVGYHLDMGSWVVVQTSRPLPRLRDYAPTLACCASRLFMLCVSWCDDRRGPVDRREKVVRKLFELDLASLQWAEAAAHPDAPMDPNAAYAVGRDRIYAVEMFRIFGKVLDFVTACRVSDTEQKWSRIGRENAATEADAMSCRLKSMAVLHL